A genome region from Chlorobaculum tepidum TLS includes the following:
- the accB gene encoding acetyl-CoA carboxylase biotin carboxyl carrier protein, producing MNLKEIQQLIEIVNVSALDEVIIKDGQSEITLRRNNSKAQAVLPTAPVVAQPIPAPLPAVRQAVQEQPAPAAAEPAVSDLIEIYSPIVGTFYRSPSPDSLPFVNEGDKVKPGDVLCIIEAMKLMNEIESEVSGTIVEILVENGQPVEYNQALFRVKP from the coding sequence ATGAACCTCAAGGAAATTCAGCAGCTTATCGAGATCGTCAACGTATCTGCTCTTGATGAAGTGATCATCAAGGATGGCCAGTCCGAAATCACACTGAGACGAAACAACTCGAAGGCACAGGCTGTCTTACCAACCGCTCCCGTCGTCGCGCAACCCATCCCGGCCCCCCTGCCTGCAGTGCGTCAGGCCGTGCAGGAACAACCGGCCCCGGCTGCCGCAGAACCTGCCGTGAGTGATCTGATCGAAATCTATTCACCTATCGTGGGCACCTTCTACCGCTCACCATCTCCGGATTCTCTTCCGTTCGTCAACGAAGGCGACAAGGTCAAACCCGGTGATGTACTTTGCATTATCGAAGCCATGAAGCTGATGAACGAGATCGAGTCGGAGGTTTCAGGAACCATTGTCGAGATTCTCGTCGAAAACGGCCAGCCGGTCGAATACAATCAGGCTCTCTTCCGAGTCAAGCCATAA
- the efp gene encoding elongation factor P: MVSISNVSRGAIIRWNGAPHSIESLVHRTPGNLRAFYQASMKNLKTGRNVEYRFSATEQVDVIVTERKKYQYLYRDGEDYVMMDTETFDQINVPEVAIGPASRFLKDSVMVDIVFADDGSILEVELPTFVELEVTETSPASKDDRATSGTKPAIVETGAEVNVPMFIQTGSIIRIDTRSGEYMERVKK; this comes from the coding sequence ATGGTTTCAATCAGCAATGTCTCAAGAGGTGCCATCATCCGCTGGAATGGGGCGCCACACAGCATCGAAAGCCTTGTCCACCGTACCCCCGGCAACCTTCGCGCCTTCTACCAGGCCAGCATGAAAAACCTCAAGACTGGCCGCAACGTCGAATACCGCTTCAGCGCCACCGAACAGGTCGATGTCATCGTCACCGAGAGAAAGAAATACCAGTACCTTTATCGTGATGGTGAAGACTATGTCATGATGGACACCGAGACCTTCGATCAGATCAATGTGCCAGAAGTGGCCATTGGGCCAGCCTCACGTTTCCTCAAGGATTCCGTGATGGTCGATATCGTTTTTGCCGATGACGGATCGATCCTCGAAGTTGAATTGCCAACCTTTGTCGAACTCGAAGTCACAGAAACCAGCCCGGCAAGCAAGGACGACCGCGCCACTAGCGGCACCAAACCGGCCATCGTCGAAACCGGCGCCGAGGTAAACGTGCCGATGTTCATCCAGACCGGCAGCATCATCCGCATCGACACCCGTAGCGGCGAGTACATGGAGCGGGTTAAAAAGTGA
- a CDS encoding HU family DNA-binding protein codes for MSKAELAEKIAEQTGLTKADAERAVNAFINVVTSTLKSGDDVTLVGFGTFTTGDRAERQGRNPQTGKTITIAAKKVVKFKPGKALKEEVGG; via the coding sequence ATGTCGAAAGCCGAGTTAGCAGAAAAGATTGCAGAGCAGACCGGTTTGACCAAGGCTGATGCTGAAAGAGCGGTCAATGCATTCATCAATGTGGTGACCTCGACCCTGAAAAGCGGTGATGATGTGACCCTGGTGGGCTTTGGTACTTTTACCACCGGCGACCGGGCAGAGCGCCAGGGCCGCAATCCCCAGACAGGCAAGACCATTACCATTGCCGCCAAGAAGGTTGTCAAGTTCAAGCCTGGCAAAGCGCTGAAAGAAGAGGTCGGTGGCTGA
- a CDS encoding acetyl-CoA carboxylase carboxyltransferase subunit alpha, whose translation MAAKVVLDFEKPLYELEEKLNEMRVYLKSGEVDSMSEGRAGLKREIESLEAKVESLRKTIYKNLTRWQKVQLARHPERPYTLDYIYMMMKDFVELSGDRNFGDDKAIIGGFARLEDESAGFSQSVMVIGHQKGRDTKSNLYRNFGMAQPEGYRKALRLMKLAEKFRKPVITLIDTPGAFPGIEAEERGQAEAIARNLYEMAALKVPVICVIIGEGASGGAIGIGVGDRILMAENAWYSVISPESCSSILWRSWNFKEQAAEALKLTADDLLAQGIIDRIVTEPLGGAHHNPEQMASTLKSILIEELQGLLTKDARTLVDERIAKFSGMGVWEES comes from the coding sequence ATGGCGGCGAAAGTAGTTCTCGATTTTGAAAAACCCCTTTATGAGCTTGAAGAGAAGCTCAATGAAATGAGGGTTTACTTGAAAAGCGGCGAGGTCGATTCAATGTCGGAAGGCCGCGCAGGCCTGAAGCGCGAGATCGAATCGCTTGAAGCAAAGGTCGAATCGCTTCGCAAAACGATCTACAAGAATCTGACCCGCTGGCAGAAGGTGCAGCTGGCCCGGCACCCGGAACGCCCCTATACGCTCGATTACATCTACATGATGATGAAGGATTTCGTCGAGCTGTCAGGTGATCGTAACTTTGGCGATGACAAAGCGATCATCGGCGGCTTTGCCCGGCTTGAGGACGAATCAGCCGGTTTCTCGCAAAGCGTGATGGTCATCGGCCACCAGAAGGGGCGTGACACCAAATCGAACCTTTACCGCAACTTCGGCATGGCGCAGCCCGAGGGCTACCGCAAGGCGCTGCGTCTCATGAAGCTCGCGGAGAAGTTCCGCAAACCCGTCATCACGCTGATCGATACTCCGGGTGCGTTTCCTGGCATCGAGGCCGAGGAGCGCGGACAGGCCGAGGCCATTGCTCGCAACCTTTATGAAATGGCTGCTCTGAAAGTGCCGGTCATCTGCGTTATCATCGGCGAAGGGGCCAGCGGGGGAGCTATCGGCATCGGCGTCGGCGACCGTATTCTCATGGCTGAAAACGCCTGGTACTCGGTCATCTCGCCGGAAAGCTGTTCATCAATTCTCTGGCGGAGCTGGAACTTCAAGGAGCAGGCCGCAGAAGCGCTCAAGCTCACGGCGGACGATCTGCTCGCTCAGGGCATCATCGACCGGATCGTGACCGAACCTCTCGGTGGCGCGCATCACAACCCCGAACAGATGGCCTCAACGCTCAAGTCGATTTTGATCGAGGAGTTGCAGGGCTTGCTCACAAAAGATGCTCGTACACTGGTGGACGAACGAATCGCGAAGTTCTCAGGAATGGGCGTGTGGGAAGAGAGCTGA
- a CDS encoding 2-oxoacid:ferredoxin oxidoreductase subunit beta has translation MTDTHTCLTAKDFTSNQEPKWCPGCGDFMVLQQLKNAMAELCLKTEEVVVVSGIGCSSRLPYYINTYGVHGIHGRAMAMASGLKVARPDLSVWVGTGDGDALSIGGNHYIHTVRRNLDINVVLFNNEIYGLTKGQYSPTSKVGLRTVTSPTGVVDYPINTIALTLGAGGTFVARVMDRDGKLMKEIFKRAHNHKGTSIVEIYQNCPIFNDGAFRAFSDKERKDDTTLYLEQGQPLVFGANGSKGIYLDGFKPTVIDLEKSGVSKDDLWIHDENDLIKANILSRFFDDPNSTEEFLPRPFGIFYVEDRFTYEQALSAQIDKAQEKGEGTLEELLAGNSTWTIN, from the coding sequence ATGACCGATACACATACCTGCCTTACCGCCAAGGATTTCACGTCGAACCAGGAACCGAAATGGTGCCCCGGCTGTGGTGACTTCATGGTTCTCCAGCAACTCAAGAACGCGATGGCTGAACTGTGCCTGAAAACCGAAGAGGTTGTCGTGGTATCGGGCATTGGCTGCTCGTCAAGGCTGCCATACTATATCAACACCTACGGCGTGCACGGCATCCACGGGCGCGCCATGGCGATGGCTTCCGGTCTGAAGGTTGCCCGCCCTGACCTCAGCGTCTGGGTCGGCACCGGCGATGGCGACGCCCTCTCCATCGGCGGCAACCATTACATCCACACGGTCAGACGGAACCTCGACATCAACGTCGTGCTGTTCAACAACGAGATTTACGGCCTGACCAAGGGACAGTACTCGCCGACCTCGAAAGTGGGTTTGAGAACCGTCACCTCTCCGACCGGCGTGGTGGATTATCCGATCAACACCATCGCCCTCACCCTTGGCGCAGGAGGCACCTTCGTGGCCCGCGTCATGGATCGCGACGGCAAGCTGATGAAGGAGATTTTCAAGCGCGCCCACAACCACAAAGGCACCTCGATCGTCGAGATTTACCAGAACTGCCCGATTTTCAACGACGGCGCGTTTAGAGCCTTCAGCGACAAGGAGCGGAAGGACGACACGACGCTTTACCTCGAACAGGGCCAGCCGCTGGTGTTCGGTGCGAACGGCTCGAAGGGCATCTACCTCGACGGTTTCAAACCAACGGTGATTGACCTCGAAAAATCGGGCGTTTCAAAAGATGACCTCTGGATTCACGACGAAAACGACCTCATCAAGGCAAACATCCTGTCGCGCTTCTTCGACGATCCGAACAGCACCGAGGAGTTCCTCCCGAGGCCGTTCGGTATCTTCTATGTGGAGGATCGCTTCACCTACGAACAGGCTCTGAGCGCCCAGATCGACAAGGCGCAGGAAAAAGGCGAAGGCACCCTCGAAGAACTGCTTGCTGGCAACAGCACCTGGACGATCAACTGA
- a CDS encoding 2-oxoacid:acceptor oxidoreductase subunit alpha: MSDTVILNNNDMVISKTNVSVLFAGDSGDGMQLTGTQFANTVAVYGSDLNTFPNFPSEIRPPAGTVAGVSGFQLQFGTTGVYTPGAKFDVMIAMNAAALKANLKNLHHGGIIIADTDGFDAKNLNLAGYGETNNPLEDGTLTDYTVFKIPVISLTRQALADTGLSTKIIDRCKNMFVLGVLYWLYSLPLETTIEALQSKFKNKQDIAEANIKAVKAGYNFGDETEMFSQHGRFCVPPAQKKKGVYRRVTGNEASAIGLAAAAQKAGLELFLGSYPITPASEILQTLAGLKKWGVKTFQAEDEIAGILTSIGAAYGGALAATNTSGPGLALKTEGMGLAVILELPLVIINVMRGGPSTGLPTKPEQSDLLMAMYGRHGEAPMPVIAAMSPVDCFYAAYEAAKIAVEYMTPVLCLTDGYLALSSEPMLVPSPDELASITPMFSPERKADDPPYLPYKRDERCVRPWGIPGTPGLEHRIGGLEKQNETGHVSHDPENHALMTRLRAEKVAKVADIIPDLTIDNGPEKGDLLVLGWGSTYGAIKKAVEQAREGGLDVAHAHLRYINPFPKNLGAMLGNFKKVLIPENNCGQLLSLIRDKFLIEPVGFSKVQGLPFNEMEIEEKITDILKEL, encoded by the coding sequence ATGAGTGACACCGTAATCTTAAACAACAATGACATGGTAATATCAAAAACCAACGTGTCAGTGCTTTTTGCCGGTGACTCCGGTGACGGCATGCAGCTTACCGGCACCCAGTTCGCCAACACGGTGGCCGTTTACGGCTCGGATTTGAACACCTTTCCGAACTTTCCTTCGGAAATCAGACCTCCTGCCGGTACTGTGGCAGGCGTATCGGGCTTTCAGTTGCAGTTTGGCACAACCGGCGTCTATACTCCGGGCGCGAAGTTCGATGTCATGATCGCCATGAACGCTGCCGCGCTGAAGGCAAACCTGAAGAACCTGCACCATGGTGGCATCATCATTGCTGATACCGACGGGTTCGACGCAAAGAACCTGAACCTTGCTGGTTACGGTGAAACCAACAATCCGCTCGAAGACGGCACGCTGACTGATTATACCGTATTCAAAATTCCGGTAATCAGCCTCACCCGCCAGGCGCTTGCCGATACAGGCCTGAGCACCAAGATCATCGACCGCTGCAAAAACATGTTCGTGCTCGGCGTGCTCTACTGGCTCTACAGCCTGCCACTCGAAACCACGATCGAGGCATTGCAGTCAAAATTCAAGAATAAACAGGACATTGCCGAGGCCAACATCAAAGCCGTCAAGGCAGGCTACAACTTCGGCGATGAAACCGAAATGTTCTCACAGCATGGTCGTTTTTGTGTCCCTCCGGCCCAGAAAAAAAAGGGTGTTTATCGCCGCGTGACTGGCAACGAAGCTTCGGCTATCGGTCTTGCCGCTGCCGCCCAAAAGGCTGGACTGGAACTCTTTCTCGGCTCCTATCCGATCACCCCGGCTTCCGAAATTCTCCAGACCCTTGCCGGCTTGAAAAAGTGGGGCGTCAAAACGTTCCAGGCTGAAGACGAAATAGCCGGTATCCTGACCAGCATCGGCGCGGCCTATGGAGGTGCGCTTGCCGCCACCAACACCTCCGGCCCCGGTCTGGCGCTCAAAACCGAAGGGATGGGTTTGGCGGTTATCCTCGAACTTCCGCTGGTGATCATCAATGTGATGCGCGGCGGCCCGTCCACCGGTCTGCCGACCAAGCCGGAGCAGTCCGATCTGCTCATGGCTATGTACGGACGTCACGGCGAAGCGCCGATGCCGGTCATCGCGGCCATGTCGCCGGTTGACTGCTTCTACGCCGCCTACGAAGCCGCGAAGATCGCCGTCGAGTACATGACTCCTGTCCTTTGCCTCACCGACGGCTACCTCGCACTCAGCTCTGAGCCGATGCTGGTGCCATCGCCGGACGAGCTGGCCTCGATCACTCCCATGTTCTCGCCAGAGCGCAAAGCCGACGATCCGCCGTATCTGCCGTACAAGCGCGACGAGCGCTGCGTCAGGCCGTGGGGCATCCCCGGCACACCTGGTCTCGAACACCGCATCGGCGGTCTCGAAAAGCAGAATGAAACCGGCCACGTTTCGCACGATCCGGAAAACCATGCACTCATGACCAGATTGCGTGCTGAAAAGGTTGCAAAGGTCGCCGATATTATTCCTGATCTCACCATCGACAACGGCCCGGAAAAAGGCGATCTGCTCGTCCTCGGCTGGGGTTCGACCTATGGCGCCATCAAGAAAGCCGTCGAGCAGGCTCGCGAAGGCGGACTTGACGTTGCCCACGCGCACCTCCGCTATATCAACCCGTTCCCGAAAAATCTCGGCGCGATGCTCGGAAACTTCAAAAAAGTGCTGATTCCCGAAAACAACTGCGGGCAGCTGCTCAGCCTCATCAGGGACAAGTTCCTCATCGAACCGGTCGGCTTCAGCAAGGTTCAGGGCCTGCCGTTCAACGAGATGGAAATCGAAGAAAAAATCACCGATATCTTAAAGGAGCTCTGA
- the alaS gene encoding alanine--tRNA ligase: MNSREIRQSFLDFFAGKEHRIVRSAPVIPAEDPTLLFTNAGMNQFKDVFLGKGTREYTRAADTQKCIRASGKHNDLEDVGRDTYHHTFFEMLGNWSFGDYYKKEAIGWAWELMTEVWKLPKERLYATVYHDDEESFKLWQSETDIEHSHILKFGDKDNFWEMGETGPCGPCSEIHIDLTPDGSGGPLVNVGDHRVIELWNLVFIQYDRQADGTLVPLPQKHVDTGMGFERVAAVLQGKSSNYDSDVFAPLFDRITELTGTVYTASLDSPSDIAMRVIADHCRTLTFALSDGAMPGNEGRGYVLRRILRRAVRYAGTLGCHEPIIYKMVEVLVRTMGDVFPELEKQQATVEKIIRAEEESFLVTLGRGTEIFNEVVADMKTAGSTTISGADAFKLYDTFGFPLDLTRLMAAEVGLGIDEAGFEHCMMEQKTRARMDRKGKMQMQDDGGEWQWFAPEAPTTFVGYDMLETEATLVAARVSGDKLLMVLDQTPFYAESGGQVGDHGTLETAGYRLDVTDTRKDGEQIVHVVTSAHDKVRDCAVTPADVSFDGVVSVKAAVDRDRRVATERNHTATHLLHAALRKVLGEHVQQKGSLVTPERLRFDFSHFSKVSAEELEQVEHEVNAEIRKAASVTKHADVPYEEALALGALAFFGDKYADRVRVVEVPGISIELCGGTHVGNIGQIGMVKIVSESSVAAGIRRIEAVTGAAAEALLWQEYRDLQEIKNLLKLKADEEAGPKIKELLEEKKALDKQLQESRLAGLLDRLAASLAGGEEVNGCRIMTERLDGVSGDELRQAAVALRERVPCAVGLLCGVADGKVSLVAFASDEAVKSLKLDAGKLVKEAAASVKGGGGGKLELATAGGKEPAGIDKAIEVFVASVKSALQ; this comes from the coding sequence ATGAATTCAAGAGAGATACGGCAGTCGTTCCTCGATTTTTTTGCAGGCAAGGAGCACCGCATCGTGCGTTCTGCGCCGGTCATTCCGGCGGAAGACCCGACGCTGCTGTTCACCAATGCCGGTATGAACCAGTTCAAGGACGTGTTTCTCGGCAAGGGCACGCGGGAGTACACTCGCGCTGCCGACACGCAGAAGTGCATCCGCGCTTCGGGCAAGCACAATGATCTCGAAGATGTCGGTCGCGACACCTATCATCACACTTTTTTCGAGATGCTCGGTAACTGGTCGTTCGGTGACTATTACAAAAAGGAGGCGATCGGCTGGGCGTGGGAGCTGATGACCGAGGTCTGGAAGCTTCCCAAAGAGCGCCTCTATGCCACGGTTTATCACGACGACGAGGAGAGTTTTAAGCTCTGGCAGAGCGAAACGGACATCGAGCACTCGCACATCCTGAAGTTCGGCGACAAAGACAACTTCTGGGAGATGGGCGAAACCGGACCGTGCGGCCCCTGCTCGGAAATCCACATCGATCTCACTCCCGACGGTTCGGGCGGCCCGCTCGTCAACGTTGGCGACCACCGGGTGATCGAGCTCTGGAACCTGGTCTTCATCCAGTACGACCGTCAGGCCGACGGCACTCTTGTGCCGCTACCGCAGAAGCATGTCGATACCGGCATGGGCTTCGAGCGCGTGGCCGCTGTGCTTCAGGGCAAATCCTCGAACTACGACAGCGACGTCTTCGCGCCGCTTTTCGACCGTATCACCGAGCTGACCGGTACGGTTTACACCGCCTCGCTCGACAGCCCGTCGGATATCGCCATGCGTGTCATCGCCGACCACTGCCGCACGCTCACCTTCGCGCTCTCCGACGGCGCGATGCCGGGCAACGAGGGGCGCGGCTACGTGCTGCGCCGCATCCTGCGCCGCGCCGTGCGCTACGCGGGCACGCTCGGCTGCCACGAGCCGATCATCTATAAAATGGTCGAGGTGCTGGTGCGCACGATGGGCGACGTCTTTCCGGAGCTGGAGAAGCAGCAGGCGACGGTCGAAAAGATCATCCGCGCCGAAGAAGAGAGCTTCCTCGTCACCCTCGGACGCGGCACCGAAATTTTCAACGAGGTGGTCGCAGACATGAAAACGGCCGGAAGCACCACCATCTCAGGCGCGGACGCTTTCAAGCTGTACGACACCTTCGGCTTCCCGCTTGACCTGACGCGCCTGATGGCCGCCGAAGTTGGCCTCGGCATTGACGAAGCGGGCTTCGAGCACTGCATGATGGAGCAAAAGACCCGCGCTCGCATGGATCGTAAGGGCAAGATGCAAATGCAGGACGACGGCGGCGAGTGGCAGTGGTTCGCGCCGGAAGCGCCGACCACTTTTGTCGGCTACGACATGCTCGAAACGGAAGCGACGCTTGTCGCCGCCCGGGTCAGCGGCGACAAGCTTCTCATGGTGCTCGATCAGACGCCCTTCTACGCCGAAAGCGGCGGTCAGGTTGGCGACCACGGTACGCTCGAAACCGCCGGATACCGCCTCGACGTGACCGATACGCGCAAGGATGGCGAGCAGATTGTCCACGTCGTCACCTCGGCGCATGACAAGGTGCGCGACTGCGCCGTTACGCCAGCCGACGTCAGCTTTGACGGCGTGGTTTCCGTCAAGGCCGCCGTTGACCGCGATCGCCGCGTCGCCACCGAGCGCAACCACACGGCCACGCACCTGCTGCACGCTGCGCTGCGCAAGGTGCTTGGTGAGCACGTGCAGCAGAAGGGCTCGCTGGTTACGCCGGAGCGGCTGCGCTTCGACTTCAGCCACTTCTCGAAGGTGAGCGCCGAGGAGCTGGAGCAGGTCGAGCACGAGGTTAACGCCGAGATTCGCAAAGCGGCCAGCGTCACCAAGCACGCCGACGTGCCCTACGAAGAGGCGCTCGCTCTCGGTGCGCTTGCCTTCTTCGGCGACAAGTACGCCGACCGCGTGCGCGTGGTTGAGGTGCCCGGTATCTCAATCGAGCTGTGCGGCGGCACCCACGTCGGCAACATCGGCCAGATCGGCATGGTCAAGATCGTCAGCGAATCATCGGTCGCCGCCGGCATCCGCCGCATCGAGGCGGTCACGGGCGCGGCTGCCGAAGCGCTGCTCTGGCAGGAGTACCGCGATCTTCAGGAGATCAAAAATCTGTTGAAGCTCAAGGCAGACGAAGAGGCTGGGCCGAAAATCAAAGAGCTGCTCGAAGAGAAAAAAGCGCTCGACAAGCAGCTTCAGGAGAGCCGTCTCGCCGGACTGCTCGATCGCTTGGCCGCATCGCTGGCCGGTGGCGAAGAGGTCAACGGATGCCGCATTATGACAGAACGGCTCGACGGCGTCAGTGGTGATGAACTCCGCCAGGCGGCAGTGGCGCTTCGCGAGCGGGTGCCGTGCGCGGTCGGACTGCTGTGCGGCGTGGCCGACGGCAAGGTATCGCTGGTCGCCTTTGCTTCGGACGAGGCGGTCAAGTCGCTGAAACTCGACGCGGGCAAGCTGGTCAAAGAGGCAGCGGCCTCGGTCAAGGGCGGCGGCGGCGGAAAGCTTGAACTGGCGACGGCGGGCGGCAAGGAGCCTGCCGGAATCGACAAAGCCATCGAGGTTTTCGTCGCGTCGGTGAAGTCTGCGTTACAGTGA
- a CDS encoding 4Fe-4S dicluster domain-containing protein, with protein MLIFDCFFGRCEKPSCDGCGLVPVRNLRRALKSRSMNKTEESCVDPDNSWKKAVDATLAGKSPTASKASAKRKKRLLVPREEIPWFPVIKPELCNGCGDCKVLCKPGVFELGEPDPTGIHRPKLIVAHPMNCLVLCDRCVPICTSGAIVLPKKEDFEKYVEYLD; from the coding sequence ATGCTGATTTTTGACTGTTTTTTCGGACGATGTGAAAAACCCTCGTGCGATGGTTGCGGCCTGGTGCCCGTCCGCAATTTGCGGCGTGCGCTCAAGTCGCGCTCGATGAATAAAACCGAGGAGTCGTGCGTCGATCCGGACAACTCCTGGAAAAAAGCGGTGGACGCGACGCTTGCCGGAAAGTCACCGACGGCGAGCAAGGCATCGGCGAAGCGCAAAAAGCGCCTGCTCGTGCCGCGCGAGGAGATTCCGTGGTTTCCGGTCATCAAGCCGGAGCTTTGCAACGGCTGCGGCGACTGCAAGGTGCTTTGCAAACCCGGTGTCTTCGAGCTTGGAGAACCCGACCCGACCGGCATTCACCGCCCGAAACTCATCGTTGCCCACCCCATGAACTGCCTCGTTCTCTGCGACCGCTGCGTTCCCATCTGCACCTCCGGCGCGATTGTCCTGCCAAAGAAAGAGGATTTTGAGAAGTATGTGGAGTATCTGGATTAG
- a CDS encoding 4Fe-4S dicluster domain-containing protein, with amino-acid sequence MRKRLLAPREEIAWYPAIDADICNGCEACAEFCRPGVFAPGAPEPDAAVVKRPKMQVAHPMNCLVLCTRCVPVCPSGAITLPDPLDFERFVEYIE; translated from the coding sequence ATGAGGAAACGATTGCTTGCGCCGAGGGAGGAGATTGCGTGGTATCCGGCTATCGATGCGGACATTTGCAATGGTTGCGAAGCCTGCGCTGAGTTCTGCCGTCCCGGAGTGTTCGCGCCCGGTGCTCCTGAACCGGACGCCGCAGTGGTGAAACGTCCGAAAATGCAGGTTGCCCATCCCATGAACTGCCTCGTTCTTTGCACCCGCTGCGTGCCCGTCTGCCCCTCCGGCGCGATCACCCTGCCCGATCCGCTCGACTTCGAGCGCTTCGTGGAGTATATTGAGTAA
- a CDS encoding SDR family oxidoreductase: MQNILIIGATSAIAEATAQQFAAKGHRFYLLARNEERLKTIASDLLVRGASAVETALFDANDTVNHRTVLEKAKATIGSFDIVLIAHGTLGNQKECETNPELALKELQTNALSTISLLTHTANTMEQQHHGTIAVISSVAGDRGRPSNYVYGTAKAAVTTFCEGLRARLHKSGVHVLTIKPGMVETPMTEGISAPDMLLAKPEQIASDIVNAIEKKKDVLYTPWFWKYIMMAIIHIPNTIFKKSSL, from the coding sequence ATGCAGAATATCCTTATCATCGGCGCAACATCAGCTATCGCCGAAGCAACGGCTCAACAATTTGCTGCAAAAGGCCATCGGTTTTATCTGCTCGCCCGCAATGAAGAGCGCCTGAAGACCATCGCTTCAGATCTGCTTGTCAGAGGAGCATCTGCTGTTGAAACCGCCCTATTTGATGCGAACGACACAGTGAACCACCGGACTGTACTTGAAAAAGCAAAAGCGACAATAGGCTCTTTCGACATAGTTCTTATTGCCCACGGCACTCTTGGCAATCAAAAAGAGTGTGAAACCAACCCTGAGCTGGCGCTGAAAGAACTGCAGACCAATGCCCTGAGCACGATATCGTTACTTACCCATACAGCGAACACCATGGAACAACAGCATCATGGTACAATCGCCGTGATCAGTTCCGTTGCGGGTGATCGGGGACGGCCATCCAACTATGTCTATGGAACAGCAAAGGCCGCCGTTACGACCTTCTGCGAGGGACTTCGTGCCCGCCTTCACAAAAGCGGCGTTCACGTGCTGACCATCAAGCCCGGCATGGTCGAAACACCTATGACAGAAGGCATTTCCGCACCGGACATGCTTTTAGCGAAGCCAGAGCAGATCGCCAGCGATATTGTCAATGCAATTGAAAAGAAAAAGGACGTGCTTTATACCCCGTGGTTCTGGAAATATATCATGATGGCCATCATTCATATCCCGAATACCATATTCAAAAAGTCTTCGTTATAA